TAAACTATAACACAACGCAAATGGTTGCTAGGATTATTGTAACTGGTGCGGAGAGACGCGGAACACAAGATTATGCAGACAAGGAAATTAGGGTATAGTGATCTAAATATAACAAATATAGGTCTCGGCACATGGGCAATCGGCGGAGGCGGGTGGAAATTCGCATGGGGGCCACAGGATGATAAAGAATCAATTGCTGCTATACGTAAAGCAATTGATATCGGCATAAACTGGATAGATACGGCTGCTCTTTATGGTCTTGGACACTCTGAAATCGTTGTGGGTAAAGCTATCAAAGAAATGAGAGAAAAACCCATCATTGCAACAAAATGTTGCAGACGCTGGGATGAAAAACGAAGAATATTCAACAGTCTAAAAAAAGATAGTATTCGTTCCGAGGTTGAAGCAAGTTTAAAGAGACTTAGAGTAGATGTTATTGATTTGTATCAGATTCACTGGCCAATACCTGAAAAGGAGATAGAAGAAGGATGGGATACAATAGCAACTCTCATAAAAGAAGGGAAAATTCGCTACGGTGGTGTTTCGAATTTTAGTGTGGAACAGCTCAAACGCATTCAACCTATTCATCCGATTGCTTCACTCCAGCCGCCTTACAGCATGTTGGAAAGAGGTATTGAAGATGAGATGCTGGATTATTGCAAAAAAAACAATATTGGAGTTATAGTTTACAGCCCAATGCAAAGAGGGCTTCTTGCAGGAAAGTTCTCTAAAGAACGCGTTCAAAATCTCCCAAAAGATGATCATCGACGCAAGAATATACAATTTCAAGAACCTCAGTTAAGTGCAAATCTTGAGCTGGTGGAATCTCTCA
The bacterium DNA segment above includes these coding regions:
- a CDS encoding aldo/keto reductase → MQTRKLGYSDLNITNIGLGTWAIGGGGWKFAWGPQDDKESIAAIRKAIDIGINWIDTAALYGLGHSEIVVGKAIKEMREKPIIATKCCRRWDEKRRIFNSLKKDSIRSEVEASLKRLRVDVIDLYQIHWPIPEKEIEEGWDTIATLIKEGKIRYGGVSNFSVEQLKRIQPIHPIASLQPPYSMLERGIEDEMLDYCKKNNIGVIVYSPMQRGLLAGKFSKERVQNLPKDDHRRKNIQFQEPQLSANLELVESLRPVAEKNNITLAQLALAWVLRRKEVTAAIVGARSQSQIQETAAAGDVKLTENDIGVIEKLLNR